The Humulus lupulus chromosome 4, drHumLupu1.1, whole genome shotgun sequence genome has a window encoding:
- the LOC133832365 gene encoding uncharacterized protein LOC133832365 yields MEDYEIKVPFQSLEALGCHVDAVCPKKKVGDTCPTAVHDFEGDQTYSEKPGHDFVLTANFEGLDASSYDALVIPGGRAPEYLSLDKEVIAIVKHFMEANKPVASICHGQQILSATGVLQGRKCTGYPAVMTERIALVKEKHYFGGTNFGRTSGRAFYITSYDYDAPIDEYGLLSEPKWGHLKDLHAAIKLCEPSLVVADSPQYIKLGPKQELRNIRTGATITTRIVDQCSNGGLDLDFNTIFKPLDTDGIGYQQGSLQVGYTFVNCGD; encoded by the exons ATGGAAGATTACGAGATTAAAGTTCCTTTCCAGTCTCTTGAAGCTCTAGGGTGCCATGTTGATGCAGTTTGCCCCAAAAAGAAGGTTGGTGATACCTGTCCAACTGCTGTGCATGATTTTGAAGGTGATCAAACATACAGTGAAAAGCCAGGCCATGATTTCGTGTTGACTGCTAATTTCGAAGGTTTAGATGCATCAAGTTATGATGCTCTTGTTATCCCCGGAGGACGAGCTCCAGAGTATCTATCACTGGATAAGGAAGTCATTGCCATAGTGAAGCACTTTATGGAAGCCAATAAGCCTGTTGCATCTATCTGCCATGGCCAACAGATTTTATCTGCTACTGGGGTCCTGCAG GGGAGGAAATGTACTGGATACCCAGCTGTAATGACAGAGAGAATTGCTCTTGTCAAAGAGAAGCAT TACTTTGGTGGAACAAACTTTGGTCGGACTTCCGGCAGAGCGTTCTATATTACTAGTTATGATTATGATGCTCCAATTGATGAATATG GCTTACTGAGTGAGCCTAAATGGGGACATCTAAAGGATCTGCATGCTGCTATAAAACTCTGTGAACCTTCTCTGGTTGTTGCTGATTCACCCCAGTATATTAAATTAGGACCAAAGCAAGAG cttaGGAATATAAGAACTGGGGCAACCATAACAACAAGGATTGTGGATCAGTGCAGCAATGGGGGCTTAGATTTGGACTTTAACACTATATTTAAGCCATTAGACACCGATGGAATTGGATATCAACAGGGTTCTCTCCAAGTGGGCTACACATTTGTCAATTGTGGGGATTAG